A region of the Chelatococcus sp. YT9 genome:
CGATCGACAAGCCCTCGCTTGGCTCGACCGTGGCAAACGGCTTTCAGTACCTACTAACCGGCCAGTACTGGATCAGCCTGTTCCCCGGCCTGGCGCTGTTCGGCCTCATAGCAAGCATCAACTTCGTAGGCGAAGACATCCGGCGCAGCTTGGATCCGAGGAGCCGTTCCCATGACGCATGATCGGACACATGCCCCGCTGCTCGCCGTCCGCAATCTCACCCTGAAGCATCGCGGCGCCACGATGATCCTGCAGGACGTGAGCCTCGACCTTCACCACGGTGAAGTTCTCGGTCTCATCGGCGAGTCCGGAGCGGGCAAGTCGACCCTCGGCAATGCCATCCTCGGCCTGATTCCGGCCGAGTTCGAGCGGACAGGCGGCACCATCCTGTTCGAGGACGAAGCGCTCCACACGTCGGACGTGCACCAGTGGGAGCGGATCAGGGGGCGCAGGATATCCGCGATCTTCCAGGATCACACCGCGTCGCTCGATCCTTTGATGGCTATCGGGCCCCAGCTCCTGGAGACGATCCTTGCCACTAACGACGGGATCTCGCGTGAGGACGCGCGCATTCGCGCCATCGACCTGCTGACCCGCGTTGGAATTCCAGAAGCGAACGAGCGCTATCACAGCTACCCGCATCAGTTCTCCGGTGGGCAACGTCAGCGCGTCGTCATCGCGATCGCGCTCGCCGGATCTCCTGACATCATTATCGCCGACGAGCCAACCTCGGCCCTCGATGCAACAGTCCAGAAGCAGATCCTGAATCTCCTGCGCGAACTAGTCGATGAGACCGGGGTGGCCATCATCCTCATCACGCACGACATGGGCGTCGTCTCGCACATCACGGACCGTGTCGTTGTAATGCGCTATGGTAAGGTCGTGGAGCATGGAGCGACGCCCTCGCTCTTGGATGAGCCCAGAGAGGCGTACACGCGGAGCCTGCTCGCAGCGGTGCCGCGATTGCGGCTGTCCGATCCCGGAACACGCGAGGAAAGACCCGAGGGTTCGGGAAGTCCGCCGATCCACAATGCGCAGGGAGCCTCGCGCGCGAGGCCGCTCCTCGTCGCGAGCGGAATTGGGAAAACTTTTTCCAGGCGCTCACTTGCATGGTTTCGCGGGGGAAGTGCGAAGCCGGCACTGCAGGACGTCACGGTTCGCCTGGAGCATGGTGCGATCACCGGGATTGTCGGGGAAAGCGGCAGCGGGAAGAGCACGATGGGCCGAATCATCGCGGGCCTGGAAACCGCGGGCGACGGCACATTGGAAATCGACGGCAGTGTCTTCGACATAGCGCGCTCCGGCTCGCACAGCGGATTGCTGGGCAAGGTCCAGATGATTTTCCAGGATCCTGCGGTCTCGCTGAACCCGCGCATGTCGGTCGGCGAGACACTGCGAGAAAGCGTCCGCTTCGGAACCGACCGGCCCGGACGTGAGCGGCCGGACGTGGCCGCGATGATGGACCGGCTCGGACTGGCACGCAGCCTCCTTGGCCGATACCCGCATCAGCTGTCGGGCGGGCAGAAGCAGCGCATTTGCATCGCGCGTGCGCTCCTCGCCAGCCCGCGGATCATCGTCGCCGACGAGCCGACTTCTGCGCTCGACGTCTCCGTGCAGGCCGAGATCGTCAAGCTCCTAAGGGAGAACGTGGCCGAGCAGGGCATCGCGATGCTCTTCATCTCGCACGATCTGGCGCTTGTGCAGGAGCTCTGCAGTGAGATCTACATCTTCAAGGACGGAAAGGTGGAGGACGCGGGCCCTGCGGATTTCATCTTCGCGCAGTCCAGAAATCCCTACACCCGAAGTTTGATCGCCGCGCGACCCGGGCGTTTCACGCAATGACGCGGCAATAGCTCCCCGGAACCGCCGGCGACCGCCTCGGTACCCCTTCAACCCCCACCCTGTTTCACGCTGCGGCGCACCGCGGCGCAGGAGAGATACTGTCATGACCAACACGTTCACGATCGCTGTTACGGGGCAGTCGCTCATCAAACGCGACATCCGCGGCGTCGATAAGCCGGGGTTTCAAGGCGTCCGCGAGGTTCTCGGCCGCGCCGACCTGCGCTTTACCAATTTCGAGAGCACTATCCTCGGAGCCCAGGGCGGCTGGCCGCTCAAAGGACGGTTCTTCGGATGCAGCCAGCCGGTCGTTCTCGATGCGCTCCAGGACCTGGGTTTCCAGGCCCTCTCGCTGTCCAACAATCATGCCTTCGACCTTGGACCGGCCGGCATTCTGTCGACGCTGGAGGAGGTCGATAGGCGTGGCTTCCTTCATGCCGGCATCGGACGCAATCATACGCTGGCCGGCAGGGCTGCCAAGGGAGCGTTCGCTGGCCGCAAGGTGGCACTCGTGGCCATGGATGGCGGTCCGGGCCCGGATTTCATGTATGCCGCGGATTCCGTAGATGGACGTCCCGAACGTCCGGGCGTCAACCGTCTGAAGCTGAGCAAGGTCGTTGACGTCGATGCCGAAGCTTACGAGCACCTACGCATAATCCGCGACAAGATCGGCTATACGATGGTGGATCTCGGCAACGACAACCAGCCCGACGACCGGCCGGAGGTCGATCCCGAAGCCGAAATCAGCATCGCCCGGGCGATATTCAGGCGGTCGGACCGGTTCGGCCGGCACGTCAAGATCGATGCCGCCTCCATCTCTCGAAACACGGCGACCATCGCTGCGGCCGCCGAAGAGGGATACCTAGTCATCGCCTATCTGCATCATCACCACTGGGCATCGGACTGGTACCAGGTGCCCGATTGGGTCGGAGCCGTCGCGAAGACGTGCATCGATGCCGGCGCGGCCATGTTCGTCAGCCATGGCGCGCCCGTTCTCCAGCCCGTCGAGATCTACCGAAGCCGGCCGATCTTCTACAGCCTCGGCAACTTCATCTTCCACGTCCGATCGGAGAAGTCGCCGTGGATGGCGCGGGAGGTATGGGAGAGCGTCATCGGGCTCTGCTCCTTCGGCGAGGACGGCGGGCTCGCCGGCCTGTCCTTCCATCCGGTCGTGGTCGGCGGGAGTGAAAGTGCGAGCAGCGATATTCTGGAGCAGCGGCTGGTGCCCGAGCTCGCCGACGAGGCCGATGCGCAGCGGATCCTGAGCCGCTTCAAGGATCATTCCGCGAAGCTCGGCATGCGGATCGACATCGAGAACGGCGTCGGCATGCTTCGTCTCTGAGCGGCGCGCATCCCACCGTGGTTAGCAGCCTCAATATCCTTTCATAAGGGAGATCCGCCTTGATTTTCAACCACTTGCTGCTCATCCAGGTGGGCACGCCTCCCGATGATATTCGCGACCCGCTAGGCGACTTTCCACTCTGGTTCCATCGCGTCCTGCGACATCCCGGCGAAGCGCTGCACGTCGTCCGTGTTTTCGAGGGTGAGCATTTGCCTGCCCCCAAAGCTGTTCGCGGCGCAATCATCACCGGATCGTGGCACATGGTGACGGAGCGCCTGCCATGGAGCGAGGCGACCGCGCATTGGATACGCGACGCCATGGCGATCGAGCTGCCGCTCTTCGGCATCTGCTACGGCCATCAGCTCATCGCTCATGCTCTCGGCGGACGCGTGGATTACCACCCTCAGGGGCGTGAAATCGGCACACAGACGATCCGACTGCTGGCAGGAGCGGAGGATGACCCCTTACTTCAGGCGATGCCTGTTCGGTTCTCGGCGCATCTGACACACATGCAGACGATCATCGACCTGCCGATCGGTGCGCGGGCGCTCGCAGCTTCCGATCACGATCGACATCAGATTGTTCGCTACGGGCCAAACGCCATCTCGACGCAGTTCCATCCTGAGTTCACACCGGAGATCTGCGCAGCGATCATTCGACTGCGCACCGAAACGCTGTGCCACGAGGGCCGAGATCCGACCTCATTGCTTGCTGCTGTTGAGGATGCACCGGAGCCAGCCGGACTACTCCGCCGGTTTGCCACGCTGACGTTGCACATGCAGCCGACAGCCGCGTCTGTGAGCGCGTAGCGTCATCGATCAATATTGCTCCTTTGCGGTCCATAGCCGGCCGTTAGGGCAAACTTTGCCTCACCCAAAAGCGGACCTTCGCCCTCGTTTCGATGAACGGCAGCAATGCGCCCTTTCGGTCGTTCCGGCAAATTTTTGCCTTCACCCAGAAGCGGACGTTTGGGCTATTCGCGACCCCTTAGGGTCCGGACTTAT
Encoded here:
- a CDS encoding ABC transporter ATP-binding protein, which translates into the protein MTHDRTHAPLLAVRNLTLKHRGATMILQDVSLDLHHGEVLGLIGESGAGKSTLGNAILGLIPAEFERTGGTILFEDEALHTSDVHQWERIRGRRISAIFQDHTASLDPLMAIGPQLLETILATNDGISREDARIRAIDLLTRVGIPEANERYHSYPHQFSGGQRQRVVIAIALAGSPDIIIADEPTSALDATVQKQILNLLRELVDETGVAIILITHDMGVVSHITDRVVVMRYGKVVEHGATPSLLDEPREAYTRSLLAAVPRLRLSDPGTREERPEGSGSPPIHNAQGASRARPLLVASGIGKTFSRRSLAWFRGGSAKPALQDVTVRLEHGAITGIVGESGSGKSTMGRIIAGLETAGDGTLEIDGSVFDIARSGSHSGLLGKVQMIFQDPAVSLNPRMSVGETLRESVRFGTDRPGRERPDVAAMMDRLGLARSLLGRYPHQLSGGQKQRICIARALLASPRIIVADEPTSALDVSVQAEIVKLLRENVAEQGIAMLFISHDLALVQELCSEIYIFKDGKVEDAGPADFIFAQSRNPYTRSLIAARPGRFTQ
- a CDS encoding CapA family protein, with amino-acid sequence MTNTFTIAVTGQSLIKRDIRGVDKPGFQGVREVLGRADLRFTNFESTILGAQGGWPLKGRFFGCSQPVVLDALQDLGFQALSLSNNHAFDLGPAGILSTLEEVDRRGFLHAGIGRNHTLAGRAAKGAFAGRKVALVAMDGGPGPDFMYAADSVDGRPERPGVNRLKLSKVVDVDAEAYEHLRIIRDKIGYTMVDLGNDNQPDDRPEVDPEAEISIARAIFRRSDRFGRHVKIDAASISRNTATIAAAAEEGYLVIAYLHHHHWASDWYQVPDWVGAVAKTCIDAGAAMFVSHGAPVLQPVEIYRSRPIFYSLGNFIFHVRSEKSPWMAREVWESVIGLCSFGEDGGLAGLSFHPVVVGGSESASSDILEQRLVPELADEADAQRILSRFKDHSAKLGMRIDIENGVGMLRL
- a CDS encoding glutamine amidotransferase encodes the protein MIFNHLLLIQVGTPPDDIRDPLGDFPLWFHRVLRHPGEALHVVRVFEGEHLPAPKAVRGAIITGSWHMVTERLPWSEATAHWIRDAMAIELPLFGICYGHQLIAHALGGRVDYHPQGREIGTQTIRLLAGAEDDPLLQAMPVRFSAHLTHMQTIIDLPIGARALAASDHDRHQIVRYGPNAISTQFHPEFTPEICAAIIRLRTETLCHEGRDPTSLLAAVEDAPEPAGLLRRFATLTLHMQPTAASVSA